Part of the Paenibacillus sp. FSL R7-0273 genome is shown below.
GTAGCGGTCAATATCGGACGCAATAAATCAACTCCGAATGAAACAGCGCACGAGGATTACCGCCAGTGTATCCGTACGCTGTACCCTTACGGTGATTTTTTTGTGGTTAATATCAGCTCTCCGAATACGCCGGACCTGCGCAGCCTCCAGCATGGCAGTGAGCTGGCAAAGCTGCTCTCTGAAGTGAAGGAAGAAATGGCCCTTCAGCGGGACAAGAGCGGCAGCGCCAAAAGCCTGCTGGTCAAGATTGCTCCGGATGTCAGTGACAGTGAGCTGGAATTTATGGTACATACGCTATCAGAAGCTGGAGTTGACGGCGTTATTGCCACTAACACCACGCTAAGCCGCGAGGGACTGACCAGCGACAAGGCCGGTGAAACAGGCGGTCTAAGCGGCAAGCCGCTGAGAGACCGGTCGACGGAAATTATCCGCAGCATTTACCGCCAGACGGGCGGAAAGCTGCCGATCATCGGGTCAGGCGGTATTTTTAGCGCCCAGGATGCCTATGACAAGATCCGGGCAGGTGCGAGCCTGGTTGAAATTTATACGGCGCTCATCTATGAGGGACCGGAGGTTAACCGCCGGCTGCATGCCGGCCTGCGGCAGCTGCTGCGGCGGGACGGCTTCTCTCATATCCTGGAAGCGGTGGGCGCCGATCATCACTGAAGGTTGAATGGACAGGAGGACGAAGGCGATGGACGGCAGGGATTGGGGAACTTTTTTGCTTCCATATGAACAGACTGTGGAGGAACTCAAGGTTAAATTCAAAACAATGCGCTCGGAGCTCAAGAAGAGAGAGGAATACACGCCGATTGAGTTCGTAACCGGACGTGTCAAACGTCTCTCCAGCATACTTGAAAAAGCCAAGCGCCTGAATGTAAAAATGGAGGACCTGGAAACGGGCATTGAGGATATTGCCGGAATCCGGATTATGTGCCAGTTCGTTGAGGATATCCGCAGAGTGGCTGAATACATCCGGGCCCGCAAGGACCTTGAGGTGCTGTACGAGAAGGATTATATCACCAATTATAAGGAAAGCGGCTACCGCAGCTTCCATATGATTATTAAATATCCGGTGCAGACGGCCTTGGGACAGAAAATTGTGCTGGCCGAGATTCAGATCCGGACACTGGCGATGAATTTCTGGGCTACCATTGAGCATTCCCTGAACTATAAATACCGTGAAAGCCTGCCGGATGAAATGCGGGTGCGCCTGAAGACAGCGGCAGAAGCCGCGTCAATCCTGGACAGTGAGATGTCCAGCATCCGTGAAGAAATTCTGGAGGCGCAAAAGCTGTTCGAGGAGAACTCCAACACGACGACTCAAGTGCTTAACGCCATTCACCAGCTGTATTTCTATCATCTGGTGAATGAGGCGATTGAAAGCCAGAACCGCTTTAATGAGATCTGGCAGACGCAGGACATGGAAGCGATGAAGCAATTGCTGGAGCATGTGCGCGGACTGATCTCAAATGCCAAGAAGGGCAGCCTGCAGGATGGCCTTTGAACCGCTGTACCTGGCTTACCTGGTCTACTTCAACCGTGACAGAGACTATTTTGAATGCCATGAGGTGCTTGAAGAGCTGTGGCTGGCCCGGGACCGCGATCCGGTCTACAAAGCGCTGCTGCAGGTGGCTGTCGGATTGTATCACTTCCGTAACGGCAATGTGCGCGGCGGACTGATTATGCTTGAACGTTCTTACAGTGTGCTTAAGCAATACCCCGGCGAGACACTGGGCATCAATCTTGCCAGGCTGGTTTCAGAGGTTGGCGTATATGCCTCACGCTTGAAGGATTACGCCGCCAGCCCGTTTGATTATTATGACCTTACGATTGAAGTCATGGATCCGGCGCTTGCAGCTGAACTGGAGCAGACAGCCCCCGGGATTGTGCCGAGTGTGCCCCAACGGCGCGGACCGCAAAGGCCGGACAGAGCCCGCCACAAATAAACCCGCGATAAAAGCAACATCTAATTAGGAGCACCCGCAGGGGTGTTCCTTGATTGTTAATCCCCAAATTCAGCTAACACAAGCAGGAGGACAGCATCATGGCAGCACAATTGCCCGGCTCGTTTACCGGGCGTATGAAGGAACTGCTTGGAACAGAATATGAGTCATTCCTGGAGACCTATAAGGAAACGCCTTATGCGGGTATCCGGGTTAATACACTGAAAATTACTGTGCAGGAGCTGCTGGAGCGCTCGCCGTTCGGGCTGGAGCCGATTCCCTGGTGTCCGGCCGGCTTCTACACGGAAGAAGGAGCCCGGCCGGGCAAGCATCCGTATTATCATGCCGGCCTGTATTACATCCAGGAGCCGAGCGCTATGGCGCCGGTTGAACTGCTGGATGTACAGCCGGGCGACCGGGTGCTGGATCTGTGCGCGGCGCCCGGCGGCAAATCCACCCAGATTGCCGCCAAGCTCCAGGGCACGGGGATGCTGGTCAGCAATGACCTGCATCCTGACCGGACTAAGGCACTGGCCAAAAATCTGGAGCTCTACGGCGTAAGAAACGGCATTGTGCTGAATGAAAGTCCGGAGCGGATTGCTGCGGCTTTCCCGGGCTTCTTTGACCGGATTCTGATCGATGCCCCTTGCTCCGGCGAAGGCATGTTCCGTAAAGACGAAGATATGGTCAAGCAGTGGGAGCCGGGAACACCTCAGAAGTATGCTGATATGCAGCGGGAGATTCTCCGGTCAGCAGCGGCAGCGCTGAAGCCGGGCGGAACGATCGTGTATTCGACCTGTACGTTCGCCCCGGAGGAAAACGAAGGGTCGATCCTGGAATTCCTCGCCGGGCAGCCGCAATTTACGGCGGTCCCGGCGGGCGGGTCCGGCGGGTTCGCGCCGGGCCTCAGCGGGTTGCCCGAGGCCGTGCGGCTCTGGCCGCATAAGGTCAAGGGCGAGGGCCATTTCATGGCGGTGCTTCGCCATGACGGAAGTGCTGCTGCGCAAGGAACGGCCGGGGACGCGGATACCGCGCTCCCGGTTTCCGTGCGCAGCAAGGGCAGCTCTGCCGCCCGGCCGGCCAAGGCAGGCGGCAGCAGGGACCGCGAGGCCAAAGGCGGACGCGGTCAGGGTAAGGGCGGCGGCGCGCGCGGTCAGCGGCCGCAGGGCTCCGGCGAGGAAGCGGCGCTGGCCGCGTTCGCCGGGTTCTGCCGGGAGCAGCTCGGCTGGCAGCCGGCCGGCTACCCGGTGCTGTTCGGCGAGCATCTGTATATCTCGCCGCTGCCGCCTGCGGCACTGGACGGACTGAGGACCATCCGTCCAGGCTGGTATATGGGCCAGCTGCGCAGCGGCCGATTCATTCCGGGCCATCCGCTGGCTACAGCGCTAAGGCCGTCCGAGAGCCTGCGCAGCCTGTCGCTGGACAGCGCCAACGGCGAAGCTGTCTCCTATCTGAAGGGCGAGACGCTGGCTGCTCCTGAGCAGCGGCTGTCTGTTCAGCCGGGCAGCCCGTCCAAGGGCTACGTCCTGGTCTGCATTGACAGCTTCAGCGCCGGCTGGGGCAAATGGCAGGACGGTATGCTGAAGAACGAATATCCCGCAGGATGGAGGTGGACCTAAAGCATGAATACATCTGGTAACGCCGGAAAGAAGCAGCGCATTGATAAAGTACTGTCCCACATGGGCATCGGCTCGCGCAGTGACATCCGCAAGCAGGCCAAGCTGGGCTTAATCACCGTGAACGGTAAGGTCGTTAAAGACAGCGGCTTCCATGTAGATCCGTATGAAGATGTAATTGCAGTAGCCGGTGAAGAGGTCTGCTACCGGGAATTTATATATCTGATGATGAACAAGCCTGCC
Proteins encoded:
- a CDS encoding quinone-dependent dihydroorotate dehydrogenase; the encoded protein is MLYRHLGKPIFFKMDPEKAHHLVIGGLNKAAFVPGGSAAMRLMYGVPETADMAVDLFGVHFPTPVGLAAGLDKNAEAVGGFSSIGFGFMEVGTVTPKGQPGNDSPRLFRLIPDEALINRMGFNNEGAGAMAERLKELKTRRIPVAVNIGRNKSTPNETAHEDYRQCIRTLYPYGDFFVVNISSPNTPDLRSLQHGSELAKLLSEVKEEMALQRDKSGSAKSLLVKIAPDVSDSELEFMVHTLSEAGVDGVIATNTTLSREGLTSDKAGETGGLSGKPLRDRSTEIIRSIYRQTGGKLPIIGSGGIFSAQDAYDKIRAGASLVEIYTALIYEGPEVNRRLHAGLRQLLRRDGFSHILEAVGADHH
- a CDS encoding GTP pyrophosphokinase, whose product is MDGRDWGTFLLPYEQTVEELKVKFKTMRSELKKREEYTPIEFVTGRVKRLSSILEKAKRLNVKMEDLETGIEDIAGIRIMCQFVEDIRRVAEYIRARKDLEVLYEKDYITNYKESGYRSFHMIIKYPVQTALGQKIVLAEIQIRTLAMNFWATIEHSLNYKYRESLPDEMRVRLKTAAEAASILDSEMSSIREEILEAQKLFEENSNTTTQVLNAIHQLYFYHLVNEAIESQNRFNEIWQTQDMEAMKQLLEHVRGLISNAKKGSLQDGL
- a CDS encoding DUF309 domain-containing protein codes for the protein MAFEPLYLAYLVYFNRDRDYFECHEVLEELWLARDRDPVYKALLQVAVGLYHFRNGNVRGGLIMLERSYSVLKQYPGETLGINLARLVSEVGVYASRLKDYAASPFDYYDLTIEVMDPALAAELEQTAPGIVPSVPQRRGPQRPDRARHK
- a CDS encoding RsmB/NOP family class I SAM-dependent RNA methyltransferase, coding for MAAQLPGSFTGRMKELLGTEYESFLETYKETPYAGIRVNTLKITVQELLERSPFGLEPIPWCPAGFYTEEGARPGKHPYYHAGLYYIQEPSAMAPVELLDVQPGDRVLDLCAAPGGKSTQIAAKLQGTGMLVSNDLHPDRTKALAKNLELYGVRNGIVLNESPERIAAAFPGFFDRILIDAPCSGEGMFRKDEDMVKQWEPGTPQKYADMQREILRSAAAALKPGGTIVYSTCTFAPEENEGSILEFLAGQPQFTAVPAGGSGGFAPGLSGLPEAVRLWPHKVKGEGHFMAVLRHDGSAAAQGTAGDADTALPVSVRSKGSSAARPAKAGGSRDREAKGGRGQGKGGGARGQRPQGSGEEAALAAFAGFCREQLGWQPAGYPVLFGEHLYISPLPPAALDGLRTIRPGWYMGQLRSGRFIPGHPLATALRPSESLRSLSLDSANGEAVSYLKGETLAAPEQRLSVQPGSPSKGYVLVCIDSFSAGWGKWQDGMLKNEYPAGWRWT